A section of the Triticum dicoccoides isolate Atlit2015 ecotype Zavitan chromosome 7A, WEW_v2.0, whole genome shotgun sequence genome encodes:
- the LOC119327885 gene encoding citrate-binding protein-like: MASLTSPWLVLLVGMGCTFLAAASGGSRNPTAGFEKVELTDGDFQVQSPSNVPESQRFQYHNGVRTFWVHRNDKPINTATHTNPRSEVKLRGHDYSSGVWQFEGYGYVPSGTSGASVMQIHNQEGAAHSTILMLHVYNGVLRFYSGTVVEPDIYNRWFRLNVVHDVRASTVAVYIDGKHKFGTSVTPSESYYFKFGVYMQHHDQSSCMESRWTNVTLYTKH; the protein is encoded by the exons ATGGCCTCCCTCACAAGTCCATGGCTAGTGCTTCTCGTGGGCATGGGCTGCACGTTCCTCGCGGCAGCCAGCGGCGGTAGCCGGAACCCCACCGCCGGCTTCGAGAAGGTGGAGCTCACCGATGGCGACTTCCAGGTGCAGAGCCCGTCCAACGTGCCGGAGAGCCAGCGGTTCCAGTACCACAACGGGGTGCGGACGTTCTGGGTGCACCGAAACGACAAGCCCATCAACACCGCCACCCACACCAACCCTCGCTCCGAAGTGAAGCTCCGG GGCCACGACTACTCGTCGGGGGTGTGGCAGTTCGAGGGCTACGGCTACGTGCCGTCGGGGACCTCCGGCGCATCGGTGATGCAGATCCACAACCAGGAGGGCGCCGCGCACTCGACGATACTGATGTTGCACGTCTACAATGGTGTCCTACGCTTCTACAGCGGGACGGTGGTCGAACCCGACATCTACAACCGGTGGTTCCGCCTAAACGTGGTGCACGACGTCCGGGCATCGACGGTGGCCGTCTACATCGACGGCAAGCACAAGTTCGGCACCAGCGTGACCCCCAGCGAGTCCTACTACTTCAAGTTTGGGGTGTACATGCAGCACCACGACCAGTCCAGCTGCATGGAGTCGCGTTGGACCAACGTCACGCTCTACACTAAGCACTGA